From Dioscorea cayenensis subsp. rotundata cultivar TDr96_F1 chromosome 13, TDr96_F1_v2_PseudoChromosome.rev07_lg8_w22 25.fasta, whole genome shotgun sequence, the proteins below share one genomic window:
- the LOC120274628 gene encoding zinc-finger homeodomain protein 8-like: protein MANFDMANFQECMRNFAAQTGGFVRDGCQQYLENPTAPEPNTCAACGCHRNFHRMVIIRNHVHGPNNEAGNNEQNNVLQVENPNERLPRTRFSDYQRHRMNQYAGQLHWIMPRSAVGNAELASFCAEIGITRHSFQIWMNNQRNRR, encoded by the coding sequence ATGGCTAACTTTGATATGGCTAACTTTCAAGAGTGCATGAGAAATTTCGCTGCTCAGACTGGAGGTTTTGTGAGGGATGGTTGCCAACAATACCTAGAAAATCCAACAGCACCAGAGCCAAACACATGTGCAGCTTGTGGTTGTCATCGTAACTTTCATCGCATGGTAATTATAAGAAATCATGTTCATGGCCCAAACAATGAAGCAGGCAACAATGAGCAAAACAATGTTCTACAAGTTGAGAATCCTAACGAGAGGCTCCCTCGAACACGCTTCAGTGATTACCAAAGGCATAGAATGAACCAGTATGCAGGCCAGCTTCATTGGATAATGCCAAGGAGTGCTGTTGGAAATGCAGAGCTAGCAAGCTTTTGTGCGGAAATTGGAATTACTCGACATAGTTTTCAAATTTGGATGAATAATCAAAGGAACAGACGCTAG